From Zingiber officinale cultivar Zhangliang chromosome 5B, Zo_v1.1, whole genome shotgun sequence, the proteins below share one genomic window:
- the LOC121984124 gene encoding uncharacterized protein LOC121984124, with amino-acid sequence MERTYFCGKPSIHSAFFTYGLKDFKPKLPFKLLPLPIATSREAHGILASLNPCPKVHHGETLQLLLDVAPSEISPQFFSLGLSTEHCENKKPASLGFQTSVSSVKYEKGSTNCESAQGVSHKEIQRRLKIGAANRGRIPWNKGKKHSEETRERIKKKTLEALSNPKVRKKMSQFHHRHSDQSKSRISSSLKKIWEERRKIKRLQAQCYTLWARTIAEAAKIGTDDQEELEWDDFEKMKADFMTQQVKLKEEKERAKVRVKLRAEMVARERAEKIAKLAEQRKLRKQMMEDKQLELFSREKSNREKKIPLSKSLKLRARLTKFRERKKQLSNSWKFEADMIEEPRPEFKKWDMEVIKNESLKQISLADQIEAVKNRTELSGIEIVANASID; translated from the exons ATGGAAAGGACTTACTTTTGTGGGAAGCCAAG TATTCATTCAGCATTCTTCACCTATGGtttgaaagattttaaacctAAACTTCCATTCAAGCTGTTGCCACTTCCAATAGCTACATCAAGAGAGGCACACGGAATATTGGCATCCCTTAATCCCTGTCCAAAAGTTCATCATGGAGAAACATTGCAACTTTTGCTTGATGTAGCACCATCCGAAATTAGTCCTCAATTCTTTAGTTTAGGTTTATCAACTGAGCATTGTGAAAACAAGAAACCCGCCAGCCTTGGATTTCAGACTTCTGTATCCAGTGTGAAGTATGAGAAAGGTTCCACTAATTGTGAAAGTGCTCAAGGTGTCTCCCATAAAGAAATCCAGAGAAGACTGAAGATTGGCGCAGCAAACAGAGGCAGGATACCTTGGAACAAAGGAAAGAAACACAGTGAAG AGACTCGTGAACGCATTAAGAAAAAAACATTGGAGGCCTTAAGCAACCCCAAG GTCCGGAAGAAGATGTCTCAATTCCATCATAGGCACAG TGACCAGAGCAAATCTAGGATTAGTTCTTCCCTAAAAAAGATATGGGAAGAGCGTCGAAAAATTAAACGACTACAAGCCCAATGCTACACATTGTGGGCAAGAACTATTGCTGAAGCAGCAAAAATAGGAACTGATGACCAAGAGGAATTAGAATGGGATGACTTTGAGAAAATGAAAGCAGATTTCATGACCCAACAAGTAAAActcaaagaagagaaagaaagggcAAAAGTACGTGTGAAGCTAAGAGCTGAAATGGTTGCGAGGGAGAGGGCTGAAAAAATTGCAAAGCTCGCTGAACAAAGGAAACTGCGGAAACAAATGATGGAAGATAAACAGTTGGAGTTATTTTCAAGAGAGAAATCTAACAGAGAGAAGAAGATACCATTATCCAAAAGTTTAAAACTCAGGGCAAGATTAACTAAG TTTCGTGAACGCAAGAAGCAACTAAGCAATTCCTGGAAATTTGAAGCTGACATGATTGAAGAACCGAGGCCAGAGTTTAAGAAATGGGACATGGAAGTgattaaaaatgaaagtttgaaaCAAATCTCACTTGCTGATCAAATCGAAGCCGTGAAGAACAGAACAGAATTGTCAGGAATAGAAATTGTAGCAAATGCATCCATAGATTAG